A window from Bdellovibrionota bacterium encodes these proteins:
- the ald gene encoding alanine dehydrogenase has protein sequence MIIGLPKEIKPQENRVGLVPAGVRALTEVGAHVLVETGAGTGSGISDADYRKVGGTVVGNAGEIWGKSNLIIKVKEPVADEFDLIREEQAIYTYLHLAVAPKLTELLLRKKVTSIGYETIQRPDGSLPLLKPMSEVAGKMSVQIGATYLQRDHGGKGVLLGSVPGVRRGRVAIIGAGVVGTNACKIAVGMGADVVVIDVDVDRLEYLDDIFGNRITTLKSNSLNIEESVVRTDLLVGAVLIAGAKAPTLVSRSMVSRMSPGSVIVDVAVDQGGCVETSKPTTHDQPTYLVDGVVHYCVSNMPGAVSHSSTFALTNATLSYAKKFAERGIETAVNDDPVLALGVNTYGGKVTHPAVAQALGIEYAPLSLVLKRQDNGGGSREKGPGSAARGQGRKTQSGRKVAST, from the coding sequence TACCGAAAGAAATTAAGCCGCAAGAGAATCGGGTGGGTTTGGTTCCCGCGGGCGTTCGCGCTCTCACGGAAGTAGGGGCGCACGTTCTGGTGGAAACCGGAGCCGGGACCGGAAGCGGCATCTCCGACGCGGATTACAGGAAAGTAGGCGGAACCGTGGTCGGTAACGCGGGCGAAATTTGGGGGAAGTCCAACCTCATCATCAAAGTGAAAGAGCCGGTGGCGGATGAGTTCGATTTGATCCGCGAGGAACAGGCCATTTATACCTATCTTCATTTGGCCGTCGCGCCGAAGTTGACGGAACTTCTGCTCCGCAAAAAAGTGACATCGATTGGATACGAGACGATTCAGCGACCGGACGGTTCGTTGCCGCTCCTCAAGCCGATGAGCGAAGTCGCCGGGAAAATGTCCGTTCAGATCGGCGCGACTTACTTGCAGCGCGATCACGGCGGAAAGGGCGTGCTGCTCGGGAGCGTGCCGGGAGTGCGGCGCGGACGGGTTGCGATTATCGGCGCCGGCGTCGTCGGGACGAACGCATGCAAAATAGCGGTCGGAATGGGAGCCGATGTCGTCGTCATCGACGTGGACGTCGATCGTCTGGAATATCTCGACGACATCTTCGGCAACCGGATCACGACGCTGAAATCCAATTCCCTCAACATCGAGGAGTCGGTGGTCCGCACGGATCTTCTCGTGGGGGCGGTGCTGATCGCCGGGGCCAAGGCACCGACGCTGGTCAGCCGGTCGATGGTTTCGCGGATGTCCCCCGGATCGGTGATCGTGGATGTGGCGGTGGATCAGGGGGGGTGCGTCGAGACGTCGAAACCGACGACGCACGATCAGCCGACGTATTTGGTGGACGGTGTGGTTCACTATTGTGTTTCGAATATGCCTGGAGCCGTATCCCATTCGTCGACATTCGCACTGACGAACGCGACGCTGTCGTACGCGAAGAAATTCGCGGAACGGGGAATAGAGACCGCCGTAAATGATGATCCCGTTTTGGCGCTCGGCGTGAATACCTACGGAGGAAAGGTCACGCATCCAGCCGTCGCCCAGGCGCTGGGAATTGAATACGCGCCGCTTTCTTTGGTATTAAAAAGACAGGACAATGGAGGCGGATCGCGGGAGAAGGGCCCCGGATCCGCCGCTCGAGGACAGGGGCGCAAAACCCAGAGCGGACGAAAGGTGGCATCCACGTGA